Proteins encoded within one genomic window of Heptranchias perlo isolate sHepPer1 chromosome 35, sHepPer1.hap1, whole genome shotgun sequence:
- the LOC137302062 gene encoding probable G-protein coupled receptor 139, with translation MIETFRSIRKICYVTLAVIGVPVNLVAIVILSRGKCGLSNCITRYLVAMAASDQLVIITEVILNRISSYFFPGSFLLITPVCSVIKVLRRASIDNSVWLTVTFSFDRFAAICCQKLKTKYCTEKTAAVVIATTCTLLCLKNVPFYFTYKPGEIIDNVPWFCATKSSYYTEPGWVGFDWIDTIVTPLLPFALILLLNALTVRYILVASRVRKGLKGQSKGENHNDPEMESRRKSVILLFTISGSFILLWLLYVIEFFYYTITKTNNYDHNDSLYIFEQVGYILRNLSCCTNTFIYGVTQTKFREQFKSAVKYPVTLIVKLMNNKNN, from the exons ATGATTGAAACATTTCGCAGCATCAGAAAAATATGCTACGTGACCCTTGCAGTGATTGGTGTCCCTG TTAATttagtggcgattgtgatcctgtcccgaggaaagtgcggactctccaattGCATCacacgctacctggtggccatggcagcctcggatcaactggtcattatcactgagGTTATCTTGAATCGGATCAGTTCCTACTTCTTCCCGGGATCTTTCCTGCTCatcacccctgtgtgcagtgttaTTAAAGTCCTGCGTCGTGCATCCATAGACAACTCTGTCTGGTTAACTGTCACTTTCTCCTTTGATCGCTTTgctgccatttgttgccagaagctgaaaacaaaatattgcaccgagaaaaccgCGGCTGTGGTTATAGCCACAACCTGCACTCTGCTCTGTTTGAAAAATGTTCCCTTCTATTTCACATATAAACCCGGAGAGATAATCGACAACGTACCGTGGTTTTGTGCTACAAAATCAAGCTATTATACTGAGCCCGGATGGGTGGGATTTGACTGGATTGATACGATTGTAACCCCATTGCTCCCATTTGCTTTAATTTTGTTGCTCAATGCTCTGACCGTCAGGTatattttagtggccagtcgagTCCGTAAGGGACTGAAGGGTCAGAGCAAGGGAGAGAATCACAacgacccagagatggagagcagaAGGAAGTCTGTGATTTTACTCTTCACCATATCAGGGAGTTTCATACTTTTGTGGCTTTTATATGTTATCGAATTCTTCTATTATACCATTACAAAAACAAATAACTATGATCACAATGACTCTTTATATATCTTTGAACAAGTCGGATATATACTGCGGAATttaagttgctgcacaaacacattTATTTATGGGGTGACTCAGaccaaattcagagagcagttcaaGAGCGCGGTGAAATATCCGGTTACcctaattgttaaattaatgaATAATAAAAACAACTGA